A genomic segment from Castor canadensis chromosome 1, mCasCan1.hap1v2, whole genome shotgun sequence encodes:
- the Spty2d1 gene encoding protein SPT2 homolog isoform X2, whose translation MDFREILLIASKGQGVNNVPKRYSLAVGPPKKDPKVKGVQSAAVQAFLRRKEEEVRRKALEEKRRKEELVKKRIELKHDKKARAMAKRTKDNFHGYNGIPIEEKSKKRQAVESHTSQGTDRDYEVEEENEFFEYNQAESEQEYEEEQEPPKAESKPKVPLKSAPPPMNFTDLLRLAEKKQFEPVEIKVVKKSEERPMTAEELREREFLERKHRKKKPETDAKLPPTVSKKVPSQKESVGTKLSKGSGDRHPSKGVPFPHAEKKSKPSPGNEKHSALSSSKFMPGERTKAGSSNSFQPSVREGHDRPVFNGARKPHSSTYSLSVPKTSVSGTQKSVTEHKAKKSLSHPSHSKPGLMVTPHNKTKSPGIRQPGSNSSSAPGRPSMGTTRPTHSSGPLPRRQNGSSSSGPERSVSGTKKLASDTHPSGRTVYGTSGPGRPASGSNGPGQPVSGSGSSGRPVGSSGGPGRLVSSPHDLRRPVSGLGPPGRSVNGPGRSVSGSVPAGRTVSISGPPTKPKCTVVSETISSKNIISRSNNGQMNGMRPPLSGYRSAQGPQRLPFPTGYKRQREYEDDDDDDDEYDSEMDDFIEDEGEPQEEISKHIREIFGYDRKKYKDESDYALRYMESSWKEQQKEEAKSLRLGMQEDLEEMRREEEEMKRRKAKKLKRC comes from the exons aaAAGGTATAGTTTGGCAGTGGGGCCTCCCAAGAAAGACCCAAAAGTTAAAGGTGTCCAATCAGCAGCTGTACAAGCTTTTcttagaaggaaagaagaggaggttAGACGAAAAG ctttagaagaaaaaaggaggaaggaagaactaGTGAAGAAGCGAATTGAACTCAAACATGACAAGAAAGCGAGAGCTATGGCCAAGAGGACTAAAGATAATTTCCATGGTTACAATGGGATTCCTATAGAGGAAAAGTCCAAGAAGAGGCAGGCAGTAGAAAGCCATACTAGCCAGGGAACAGACCGAGACTATGAGGTGGAAGAAGAGAATGAATTTTTTGAATACAATCAAGCAGAGTCAGAGCAGGAGTATGAAGAAGAGCAAGAACCTCCCAAAGCTGAAAGCAAACCAAAGGTCCCCCTTAAAAGTGCCCCACCACCCATGAACTTCACCGATTTACTGAGGCTGGCTGAGAAAAAGCAGTTTGAGCCAGTGGAGATCAAGGTAGTGAAGAAATCGGAAGAGCGGCCTATGACTGCAGAAGAACTTAGGGAGCGTGAATTCCTTGAACGAAAGCATAGGAAAAAGAAACCTGAGACAGATGCAAAACTACCTCCAACTGTGTCCAAAAAGGTACCCTCTCAGAAAGAAAGTGTGGGCACAAAACTTAGCAAAGGTTCTGGGGACAGGCATCCTTCAAAGGGAGTACCCTTTCCTCATGCTGAGAAGAAAtccaaacccagcccaggcaatgAGAAACACTCAGCTTTGTCTTCATCCAAATTCATGCCAGGAGAGAGGACCAAGGCAGGATCTAGCAATAGCTTCCAACCCTCAGTTCGTGAGGGTCATGACAGACCTGTTTTCAATGGGGCTAGAAAGCCCCACTCTAGCACCTATTCACTAAGTGTCCCAAAGACTTCTGTTAGTGGGACTCAGAAATCTGTTACTGAGCACAAAGCCAAAAAATCTCTTTCCCACCCTAGCCATTCCAAGCCTGGGTTGATGGTTACCCCACACAATAAGACTAAGAGTCCAGGTATCAGGCAGCCAGGCAGTAACTCAAGCTCAGCCCCTGGGCGGCCCAGCATGGGAACTACTCGGCCCACACATAGTTCTGGCCCTCTGCCCAGGCGCCAGAATGGCAGCTCCAGCTCAGGACCTGAGCGGTCGGTCAGTGGGACCAAGAAACTAGCCAGTGACACACATCCCTCTGGGAGGACAGTCTATGGTACAAGTGGCCCTGGACGACCTGCAAGCGGCTCAAATGGCCCTGGACAACCTGTCAGTGGCTCAGGTAGCTCTGGAAGACCTGTGGGCAGCTCTGGAGGCCCAGGGAGGCTTGTAAGCAGTCCACATGACCTTCGACGACCAGTGAGTGGTTTAGGCCCCCCTGGGCGGTCAGTCAATGGCCCCGGGCGATCTGTAAGTGGCTCAGTTCCAGCTGGACGAACTGTCAGTATTTCAG GTCCCCCCACAAAGCCCAAGTGTACTGTTGTCTCAGAGACAATTTCTTCTAAGAATATTATTAGTCGGTCCAACAATGGACAGATGAATGGAATGAGGCCTCCTCTATCTGGCTACAGATCTGCCCAAG GTCCTCAAAGACTTCCCTTCCCTACTGGTTACAAAAGGCAGAGAGAAtatgaagatgatgatgatgatgatgatgaatatGACTCTGAAATGGATGATTTTATTGAAGATGAAGGGGAGCCTCAGGAAGAAATATCCAAACACATTCGGGAAATCTTTGGCTATGACCGAAAAAA ATACAAAGATGAAAGTGATTATGCCTTACGTTACATGGAGAGTAGTTGGAAAGAAcagcaaaaagaagaagcaaagag tTTAAGACTAGGTATGCAAGAGGACTTAGAGGAAATGAGAcgtgaagaagaagaaatgaaacgtCGAAAGGCCAAGAAACTGAAGAGATGTTAG
- the Spty2d1 gene encoding protein SPT2 homolog isoform X1, which translates to MDFREILLIASKGQGVNNVPKRYSLAVGPPKKDPKVKGVQSAAVQAFLRRKEEEVRRKALEEKRRKEELVKKRIELKHDKKARAMAKRTKDNFHGYNGIPIEEKSKKRQAVESHTSQGTDRDYEVEEENEFFEYNQAESEQEYEEEQEPPKAESKPKVPLKSAPPPMNFTDLLRLAEKKQFEPVEIKVVKKSEERPMTAEELREREFLERKHRKKKPETDAKLPPTVSKKVPSQKESVGTKLSKGSGDRHPSKGVPFPHAEKKSKPSPGNEKHSALSSSKFMPGERTKAGSSNSFQPSVREGHDRPVFNGARKPHSSTYSLSVPKTSVSGTQKSVTEHKAKKSLSHPSHSKPGLMVTPHNKTKSPGIRQPGSNSSSAPGRPSMGTTRPTHSSGPLPRRQNGSSSSGPERSVSGTKKLASDTHPSGRTVYGTSGPGRPASGSNGPGQPVSGSGSSGRPVGSSGGPGRLVSSPHDLRRPVSGLGPPGRSVNGPGRSVSGSVPAGRTVSISGPGRPVSSLGPGRTVSSPGPPTKPKCTVVSETISSKNIISRSNNGQMNGMRPPLSGYRSAQGPQRLPFPTGYKRQREYEDDDDDDDEYDSEMDDFIEDEGEPQEEISKHIREIFGYDRKKYKDESDYALRYMESSWKEQQKEEAKSLRLGMQEDLEEMRREEEEMKRRKAKKLKRC; encoded by the exons aaAAGGTATAGTTTGGCAGTGGGGCCTCCCAAGAAAGACCCAAAAGTTAAAGGTGTCCAATCAGCAGCTGTACAAGCTTTTcttagaaggaaagaagaggaggttAGACGAAAAG ctttagaagaaaaaaggaggaaggaagaactaGTGAAGAAGCGAATTGAACTCAAACATGACAAGAAAGCGAGAGCTATGGCCAAGAGGACTAAAGATAATTTCCATGGTTACAATGGGATTCCTATAGAGGAAAAGTCCAAGAAGAGGCAGGCAGTAGAAAGCCATACTAGCCAGGGAACAGACCGAGACTATGAGGTGGAAGAAGAGAATGAATTTTTTGAATACAATCAAGCAGAGTCAGAGCAGGAGTATGAAGAAGAGCAAGAACCTCCCAAAGCTGAAAGCAAACCAAAGGTCCCCCTTAAAAGTGCCCCACCACCCATGAACTTCACCGATTTACTGAGGCTGGCTGAGAAAAAGCAGTTTGAGCCAGTGGAGATCAAGGTAGTGAAGAAATCGGAAGAGCGGCCTATGACTGCAGAAGAACTTAGGGAGCGTGAATTCCTTGAACGAAAGCATAGGAAAAAGAAACCTGAGACAGATGCAAAACTACCTCCAACTGTGTCCAAAAAGGTACCCTCTCAGAAAGAAAGTGTGGGCACAAAACTTAGCAAAGGTTCTGGGGACAGGCATCCTTCAAAGGGAGTACCCTTTCCTCATGCTGAGAAGAAAtccaaacccagcccaggcaatgAGAAACACTCAGCTTTGTCTTCATCCAAATTCATGCCAGGAGAGAGGACCAAGGCAGGATCTAGCAATAGCTTCCAACCCTCAGTTCGTGAGGGTCATGACAGACCTGTTTTCAATGGGGCTAGAAAGCCCCACTCTAGCACCTATTCACTAAGTGTCCCAAAGACTTCTGTTAGTGGGACTCAGAAATCTGTTACTGAGCACAAAGCCAAAAAATCTCTTTCCCACCCTAGCCATTCCAAGCCTGGGTTGATGGTTACCCCACACAATAAGACTAAGAGTCCAGGTATCAGGCAGCCAGGCAGTAACTCAAGCTCAGCCCCTGGGCGGCCCAGCATGGGAACTACTCGGCCCACACATAGTTCTGGCCCTCTGCCCAGGCGCCAGAATGGCAGCTCCAGCTCAGGACCTGAGCGGTCGGTCAGTGGGACCAAGAAACTAGCCAGTGACACACATCCCTCTGGGAGGACAGTCTATGGTACAAGTGGCCCTGGACGACCTGCAAGCGGCTCAAATGGCCCTGGACAACCTGTCAGTGGCTCAGGTAGCTCTGGAAGACCTGTGGGCAGCTCTGGAGGCCCAGGGAGGCTTGTAAGCAGTCCACATGACCTTCGACGACCAGTGAGTGGTTTAGGCCCCCCTGGGCGGTCAGTCAATGGCCCCGGGCGATCTGTAAGTGGCTCAGTTCCAGCTGGACGAACTGTCAGTATTTCAGGTCCTGGAAGACCAGTTAGCAGTTTAGGACCTGGGCGAACAGTTAGTAGCCCAGGTCCCCCCACAAAGCCCAAGTGTACTGTTGTCTCAGAGACAATTTCTTCTAAGAATATTATTAGTCGGTCCAACAATGGACAGATGAATGGAATGAGGCCTCCTCTATCTGGCTACAGATCTGCCCAAG GTCCTCAAAGACTTCCCTTCCCTACTGGTTACAAAAGGCAGAGAGAAtatgaagatgatgatgatgatgatgatgaatatGACTCTGAAATGGATGATTTTATTGAAGATGAAGGGGAGCCTCAGGAAGAAATATCCAAACACATTCGGGAAATCTTTGGCTATGACCGAAAAAA ATACAAAGATGAAAGTGATTATGCCTTACGTTACATGGAGAGTAGTTGGAAAGAAcagcaaaaagaagaagcaaagag tTTAAGACTAGGTATGCAAGAGGACTTAGAGGAAATGAGAcgtgaagaagaagaaatgaaacgtCGAAAGGCCAAGAAACTGAAGAGATGTTAG